One stretch of Heptranchias perlo isolate sHepPer1 chromosome 29, sHepPer1.hap1, whole genome shotgun sequence DNA includes these proteins:
- the LOC137299482 gene encoding putative nuclease HARBI1, translating to MAVKVTTAFSFFASGSFQGATGDRVRVSQLAAHQCIRQGMDGLFARAERYVNSPCDDNSQNERALGFASLAVFPKVQGAVDSTHVAIRGTPDQPGAIINRKGFHSINVQLMCKHKKRFLQVCTRFPGSCHDAFILRQSNIPNLFVSGTGLKQWVLGDKGYPLQTWLMTPLRNPTNEPQECSNDSHLTTGCVIEQTISTLKMRCRCLGRSGGAFSTRQRGSLGLLWCAVFCQWRGGR from the coding sequence atggctgtgaaagtcaccaccgccttcagtttctttgcctctggttccttccagggcgcTACTGGAGACAGAGTTAGAGTCTCGCAGTTGGCTGCACATCAATGCATACGGCAGgggatggatggattgtttgccagggctgagAGGTATGTaaactctccctgtgatgacaatagccagaatgagcgggcacttGGATTTGCGTCTCTGGCTGTCTTCCCAAAGGTTCAGGGTGCCGTCGATtccacacacgtggcaatccgaggaacaccagatcaaccaggagcaatcatcaaccgcaagggatttcactccatcaatgttcagctgatgTGCAAACATAAGAAAAGGTTCCTGCAGgtctgcaccagattccctgggagctgccatgatgctttcatactgcggcagtccaacatccccaacCTGTTCGTATCTGGAACCGGCCTTAAGCAGTGGGTGCTGggcgacaaaggatacccccttcaaacctggctgatgacgcctctgaggaaccccaccaatgaacccCAAGAGTGCAGCAACGACAGCCATTTGACAACcggatgtgtcatcgagcaaacCATCAGCACGCTCAAGATGCGCTGCAGGTGCCTGGGCAGGTCTGGAGGagccttcagtactcgccagcgagggtctctGGGATTATTGTGGTGTGCTGTGTTCTGCCAAtggagaggaggaagatga